TGTGGAGATACCGGTATTTTTGGTGATATGCAATTGATTGGTGAGATGGACCAGATAGATATATTACTGATTCCGATTGGAGGAAATTATACTATGGACATTGATGACGCAGTGAGAGCAGTGAATAGGATTAAACCAAAACTTACAATTCCAATGCATTATAATACTTTTGATCTTATTAAAGCTAATCCTGTTGAATTTATAGATAAGCTTACTGCCAGCGGTTTTACGGGGAAAGTTATGAAACCAGGTGAAGAAATGCATCTTTCCTGATTTGGCTTGCTATCAACCTAAAAAAGTGCTTTACCTTATTTGGTTATGTCACTTTCTGGAAGATGCCAGACGGATGCCAATCGGCCTATGATCCGATATTGTAGCTGCATAAGTATTCCAATTTAGCATCCATTTCTCTGCTTGAATAGTTTTACAGTAATCATCTGCGTTGGCAAAATCAGAGAAAAGCTCATTAGTAATCAAAATATGGTCTATATGGCTTAAAGAGCTTGGATAGGATACATTGTTATAATTGGGAGAAATAGCGATTGGCATATCAGCAAAAGTATATTCTGCGGGCTTATCAATAAAACTTAGGAAAACATTATATTCCGGTGGTTCGGCTATCTGATCATTCATATCTCCCAAAACAACCACTTTTTTATCGGGCAGATTGGTAGCTATATAATTATCCAATTCCCTGCAGGCAAGGCGGCGACGGACTTCTTCGTCATAGCTGTCACTTTCATCGATATAATTATCTCCGTATGCCTTAAAATGGTTATTTATCAAAATATAGTTCTCATTGTTCCAGTTAATGTCAAGTATATAAGGCGGACGAGGAAAAGGATTGCTGTCATTATTATAGATAGTATATTGATTATTTACCGTAATAGTGCGAGTATCATAAAGATAGGCAAGCCGATAGGTGTCTGTGGCGGTATAAACGCAAGCATCATAGTTCGGGATTTGGGATGCCAAATCCATAAACGCATTGTAATCCATAATTTCCTGAAAGGCGATAACATCAGCATTCATAGCTGGAATCATCTGTTTTAAGGATTCCAGGTCTGTTCCTTCGGGAAATAACTTCAAATTCCAAGATATTATATCCAGAGTGGAAGAAGTTCCAAAGCTGATTCCGGTAGGGTCTGTCTCCGGAGGATTAAGTACCGTATTCTTTCCACACGCGGTAAGAATAACCATAACTGTCATCAGCATAATAATAAATGGTTTTCTGCTTTTCATAAAGAGACCTTCTAATTATTTAAGGATTTCAAAATCCCATTTCTAAGAGTGTATAATTGAAAGCAATTCCGCTACCAAAAGCAATAAAATATTTGCGGAAACAAATTATTATCCAGGTTGGAAGGGATATTGCATATTAGTAAAATAAACATTATTGGGAGAGATTAAATGAAGAAATACATAATAATCCTGATATCTCTTGTCTGCAATATGCTGGCAGCGGTAACTGTGCAAAATTACAGCACTTGTGGCTCTACTTTACAAGCATATTTTACAGGCCTACGAGAATCACCTTTAATAAATCAAGCGGAAGATGTTAACATTGATGAATCAAACAATACCAGTTCCGTCATTACCAAAACTCTTGCTTTCCCTTATGCGGAAGCGGAATTGAACATAACATCAATGAAATGGAATGTCTATAACGCTCAAGGAACTTATCTTTACAGCGAAGAAAAACAAATTGACAGTGCCATTGGTATTGTGCAAAGTTTTACTTTTAGAGAGATGCAGGGTTATACGATTAAAATTGAAACCCAGTTGCAAGAAAATGGTTTAATCCGCACTCTTAATGAACTCAATTTTGAATTGCTGGGTTCTGATCCGATTTCTCTTCCTGAGACCGTATCTCCCGCTTTCATAGATGCCTACAGAGCTTTAGCTGATAATTTTGAATATTCCTATTTACGAGATTTACCTTTAGCCAGACCTAAAATTTTGATTATCACACACAGTCAGCTGGCAAACTATCAAACCAGTTTCATTTCCTGGAAAAAGTCCCTCGGTTATGATGTATATACTGTAAACAAATCTGATATTGGTTCTACGGTTCAAGATATTAAGAACTATGTGTTAAATCATTACCAGACCTATAAATGTGATTATCTATTTATCTGGGGAGATGTAACGGGCACTTTTGCCGTGCCCACTAATTTCTTCCCTTCACCCGAATATGCGGAAAACG
The Candidatus Cloacimonas sp. genome window above contains:
- a CDS encoding endonuclease/exonuclease/phosphatase family protein — translated: MKSRKPFIIMLMTVMVILTACGKNTVLNPPETDPTGISFGTSSTLDIISWNLKLFPEGTDLESLKQMIPAMNADVIAFQEIMDYNAFMDLASQIPNYDACVYTATDTYRLAYLYDTRTITVNNQYTIYNNDSNPFPRPPYILDINWNNENYILINNHFKAYGDNYIDESDSYDEEVRRRLACRELDNYIATNLPDKKVVVLGDMNDQIAEPPEYNVFLSFIDKPAEYTFADMPIAISPNYNNVSYPSSLSHIDHILITNELFSDFANADDYCKTIQAEKWMLNWNTYAATISDHRPIGIRLASSRK